One genomic region from Rosa rugosa chromosome 1, drRosRugo1.1, whole genome shotgun sequence encodes:
- the LOC133725302 gene encoding ABC transporter G family member 24-like gives MMMSAACDVNPTQRPHSSLLSKPPAHLSHLLLLAILAFLILAQGQDLYDFDQIDDPTVLPLISQIVYGRISNATAILSRDLSNHSSFCVKDPEADWNQLAFNFSSNLDFLESCIQKTKGDFALRLCTSAEMKFYFKSLFEKSESANYVKPNENCNFTSWISGCEPGWACSIGQNQHVDLQNSDDILARTHNCQPCCDGFFCPHGITCMIPCPSGSYCPLATLDKTTGVCEPYKYQLPPGKPNHTCGGANIWADVGTSSEVFCPVGSYCPTTVKKIPCSSGHYCRMGSTSEKRCFKLTSCNQSTPSQNNYAYGIMLIAALSTLLLIFYNFSYQVLTTRNRTLDKSREAAAKNARKVANSWKYAADAAKNFASGLPAHLSPKFSRKKDVPGAPLHPSAFSASLSSPVPSKGKQKESGELIQMSETEDNPESFERFIFGSEDKIVGNVSSGKLTHTHSQICKYTYAQLEKEKAQQQDYEDFTLPGVVEIANNIETRKRPLIEISFKDLTLTLKAQNKHLLRCVSGKIKPGCITAVMGPSGAGKTTFVSALAGKAIGCKVTGLILINGKNEPIHSYKRIIGFVPQDDTVHGNLTVEENLWFSAKCRLSVDLSKADEFLVTERVIESLGLKTVRNSLVGTVEKRGISGGERKRVNVGMEMVMEPSLLILDEPTSGLDSASSQLLLGALRWEAFEGVNICMVVHQPSNALFKKFDDLVLLAKGGLTVYHGSAEKVEEYLAGLGVNVPDRINPPDYFIDILEGIVTTERSSSVYYKELPIRWMLHKGYSVPPDMWHSTAGLASSSTGGNSIDETNIAAAEMEEPSVSASLWKYIKTNVILHCDSIRLNFLKSKDLSNRRTPGVLQQYKYFLCRVGKQRLREARIQVVDYLILLLAGACLGSLAKVSDHNFGALGYTYTIIAVSLLCKIAALRSFSLDRLHYWREAASGMSSLAYFLAKDTVDHFNTVIKPLVYLSMFYFFTDPRSSLADNYIVLLCLVYCVTGIAYALAIFFDQGAAQLLSVLLPVVLTLTATQPQDSEILKILANLCYPKWALEAFVIANAESYSGVWLITRCGTLLKSGYDLHDWNLCITVLIITGLVSRAIAFFCMLIFQK, from the exons ATGATGATGTCAGCAGCCTGTGACGTCAACCCTACACAAAGGCCTCATTCTTCACTGCTCTCAAAGCCTCCTGCGCATTTGTCTCACTTATTATTACTAGCTATATTGGCTTTTTTGATCTTGGCACAGGGACAAGACTTATATGACTTTGACCAAATTGACGACCCTACTGTTCTCCCACTCATCTCACAGATTGTGTATGGCCGCATCTCCAATGCCACAGCAATTCTCAGTCGGGATCTTAGCAACCATTCCAGCTTCTGTGTAAAAGACCC GGAAGCTGATTGGAACCAGCTGGCATTTAACTTTTCGTCCAATCTGGATTTCTTGGAATCATGCATTCAAAAGACTAAAG GAGATTTTGCACTGCGTTTGTGTACATCAGCGGAGATGAAATTCTACTTCAAAAGTTTATTTGAAAAATCTGAGAGCGCAAATTACGTGAAGCCTAATGAAAATTGTAATTTTACCTCATGGATTTCGGGGTGTGAACCTGGATGGGCTTGTAGCATTGGCCAGAATCAGCATGTTGACCTTcaaaattcagacgacattcTTGCTAGAACTCACAACTGCCAGCCTTGTTGTGACGGTTTCTTCTGTCCGCACGGTATTACTTGCATGATAC CTTGTCCGTCGGGTTCTTATTGTCCCCTGGCAACCCTGGACAAAACAACTGGTGTTTGTGAACC ATACAAATACCAACTACCTCCAGGGAAACCGAACCATACTTGTGGAGGAGCAAACATATGGGCTGATGTTGGTACTAGTAGTGAAGTATTTTGTCCAGTTGGATCATACTGTCCAACAACTGTGAAAAAAATTCCTTGCAGTAGTGG ACACTACTGCAGGATGGGTTCTACCTCTGAGAAAC GCTGCTTTAAGCTGACTTCATGTAATCAAAGCACTCCAAGTCAAAATAATTATGCATACGGAATAATGCTTATT GCAGCTCTGAGTACTCTTCTACttattttttacaatttttcctACCAAGTTCTCACCACTAGGAACAGGACACTGGACAAATCCCGGGAAGCGGCAGCAAAAAATGCAAGGAAGGTAGCAAATTCATGGAAATATGCTGCAGATGCTGCAAAGAATTTTGCAAGCGGATTGCCAGCTCATTTATCACCTAAGTTTTCTCGAAAAAAGGACGTCCCAGGTGCACCTCTGCATCCAAGTGCATTCTCTGCTTCTTTGTCCTCACCTGTGCCATCTAAAGGAAAGCAAAAGGAATCTGGTGAGCTCATCCAGATGAGTGAAACTGAAGACAATCCAGAGAGTTTTGAACGGTTTATCTTTGGATCTGAGGATAAAATTGTAGGAAATGTGTCAAGTGGAAAACTAACACATACTCATAGCCAGATATGCAAGTACACTTATGCTCAACTTGAGAAAGAGAAGGCTCAGCAGCAAGACTATGAGGACTTTACCTTACCAGGGGTCGTTGAAATCGCCAATAATATTGAGACTAGGAAAAGGCCTCTAATCGAGATTTCTTTTAAAGACCTTACACTTACTTTGAAAGCGCAAAACAAACATCTATTGAGATGTGTAAGTGGTAAAATAAAGCCTGGTTGCATTACTGCAGTCATGGGTCCGTCAGGTGCTGGAAAAACAACATTTGTTTCTGCTCTAGCTGGAAAAGCAATTGGATGCAAGGTGACTGGTCTAATTCTTATAAATGGAAAGAATGAACCAATCCATTCGTATAAAAGAATCATAGGTTTTGTGCCGCAAGATGATACTGTGCACGGAAACTTGACAGTGGAAGAGAATTTGTGGTTCAGTGCAAAGTGCAG ATTGTCAGTGGACTTATCAAAAGCAGATGAATTTCTAGTGACTGAAAGAGTTATTGAGTCCTTGGGCCTAAAGACAGTACGCAATTCCTTGGTTGGAACTGTAGAGAAGCGAGGAATTTCTGGAGGAGAGAGGAAACGTGTGAATGTTGGCATGGAAATGGTTATGGAACCTTCACTTTTGATTTTGGATGAACCCACATCAGGGTTGGACAGTGCCTCTTCTCAGCTACTTCTTGGAGCACTTAGATGGGAAGCTTTTGAAGGGGTAAACATTTGCATGGTGGTTCACCAACCTAG TAATGCATTATTCAAGAAGTTTGACGATCTGGTACTCCTGGCAAAAGGGGGCCTTACTGTCTATCATGGATCAGCAGAGaaagttgaagaatacttggcAGGCCTTGGGGTCAATGTCCCAGACCGGATCAATCCTCCGGACTACTTTATTGACATTTTGGAGGGAATAGTAACAACAGAACGCAGCTCAAGTGTATACTATAAAGAGCTTCCTATCAGATGGATGCTTCATAAGGGGTACTCAGTACCCCCTGATATGTGGCACAGTACTGCTGGACTTGCATCGTCCTCAACTGGTGGAAATTCAATTGATGAAACAAATATTGCTGCTGCTGAAATGGAGGAACCATCTGTTTCAGCAAGTCTATGGAAATACATAAAAACTAATGTGATATTGCATTGTGATTCAATACGGCTCAATTTCTTGAAATCCAAGGATTTATCAAACCGGAGAACTCCAGGAGTTCTTCAGCAATACAAATACTTCCTCTGCAG AGTTGGTAAGCAGAGACTTCGAGAAGCTCGAATACAAGTAGTGGATTATTTAATTTTACTACTCGCTGGAGCCTGCTTAGGATCACTTGCTAAAGTGAGCGACCATAATTTTGGAGCACTTGGTTACACATATACCATTATTGCAGTTT CTCTACTGTGTAAAATTGCGGCTTTGAGATCATTTTCTCTGGATAGATTACACTATTGGAGAGAAGCTGCATCTGGAATGAGCAGCTTGGCTTATTTTCTCGCTAAGGATACAGTCGATCATTTTAATACAGTGATCAAACCTTTGGTGTATCTGTCCATGTTCTACTTTTTCACCGACCCAAGATCTAGCTTAGCGGATAATTACATTGTTCTACTCTGCCTTGTGTACTGCGTAACTGGTATAGCCTATGCACTAGCAATCTTCTTTGACCAAGGTGCAGCCCAACTG TTGTCAGTCCTTCTTCCTGTTGTTTTGACTCTTACAGCAACACAGCCTCAGGATAGTGAAATTCTAAAGATTTTGGCCAATTTATGCTATCCTAAGTGGGCTTTGGAGGCATTTGTGATTGCAAATGCTGAAAG CTACTCAGGGGTATGGCTAATAACTCGTTGCGGGACGCTTTTGAAAAGTGGCTATGATCTTCATGATTGGAATCTTTGTATAACTGTCTTGATCATCACTGGTTTAGTTAGTCGTGCGATTGCATTCTTTTGTATGCTGATCTTTCAGAAGTGA
- the LOC133730004 gene encoding ABC transporter G family member 24-like: MVSAACDINPTQRPHSLFSKPPAHLSHLLAILALILAHWLHFVQGQDLYDFDQIDNPTVLPLITQIVYGRISNATAILSRDLSNHSSFCVKDPEADWNQAFNFSSNLDFLISCIQKTKGDITQRLCTAAEMKFYFESLFEKSESANYLKPNKNCNFTSWISGCEPGWACSSVQNQHVDLQNSDSILARTHNCQPCCDGFFCPHGLTCMIPCPSGSYCPLATLDKTTGVCEPYKYQLPPGKPNHTCGGANVWADVGTTSEVFCPVGSYCPTTVKKIPCSSGHYCKMGSTSEKRCFRLTSCNQSTPSQSSYVYGIMLIAALSTLLLIVYNFSYQVLTTRNRTLAKSREAAAKYASKIAMSRQRWKSATDAAKNFTSGLPAHLSPKFSRKKDIPGAPLHPSAFSAALFSPMPSKGKQEESSELIQMSETEDNPESFEGFIFGPEDTIVGNVSRGKLTRTHDQIFKYAYTQLEKEKALQQDYKDLTLPGVVKMANNIQTRKRPLMEIYFKDLALTLKAQNKHILRCVTGKIKPGCITAVMGPSGAGKTTFISALAGKAIGCKVTGLILINGKNESIHSYKRILGFVPQDDIVHGNLTVEENLLFSAKCRLSADLSKADEFLVTERVIESLGLQTVRNSLVGTVEKRGISGGERKRVNVGVEMVMEPSLLILDEPTSGLDSASSQLLLRALRWEALEGVNICMVVHQPSYALFKMFDDLVLLAKGGLTVFHGSAEKVEEYFAGLGINVPDRINPPDYFIDILEGIVTTERSSSVNYKELPIRWMLHKGYSVPPDMWHSTAGLALSSTGGNSIDETNIAAAEMEEPSFSASLRKYIKTNMELHCDSIWLNFLKSNDLSNRRTPGVLQQYRYFLCRVSKQRLREARIQAVDYLILLLAGACLGSLAKVSDHNFGALGYTYTVIAVSLLCKIAALRSFSLDRLHYWREAASGMSSLAHFLAKDTVDHFNTVIKPLVYLSMFYFFTDPRSSLADNYIVLLCLVYCVTGIAYALAIFFDQGAAQLLSVLLPVVLTLTATQPQDSEILKILANLCYPKWALEAFVIANAESYSGVWLITRCGTLLKSGYDLHDWNLCITVLIITGLVSRVIAFFCMLIFQK; encoded by the exons ATGGTGTCAGCAGCCTGTGACATCAACCCTACACAAAGGCCTCATTCactgttctcaaagcctcctgCACATTTGTCTCACTTACTGGCTATTTTGGCTTTGATCTTGGCACATTGGCTTCACTTTGTGCAGGGACAAGACTTATATGACTTTGACCAAATTGACAACCCTActgttcttccactcatcacaCAGATTGTGTATGGTCGCATCTCCAATGCCACAGCAATTCTCAGTCGGGATCTTAGCAACCATTCCAGCTTCTGTGTTAAAGACCC GGAAGCTGATTGGAACCAGGCATTTAACTTTTCGTCGAATCTGGATTTCTTAATTTCATGCATTCAAAAGACGAAAG GAGATATTACACAGCGTTTGTGTACAGCAGCAGAGATGAAATTCTACTTTGAAAGTTTATTTGAAAAATCTGAGAGCGCAAATTACTTGAAGCCTAACAAAAATTGTAATTTTACCTCATGGATTTCGGGGTGTGAGCCTGGATGGGCTTGTAGCAGTGTCCAGAATCAGCATGTTGACCTTCAAAATTCAGACAGCATTCTTGCAAGAACTCACAACTGCCAGCCTTGTTGTGACGGTTTCTTCTGTCCACACGGTCTTACTTGCATGATAC CTTGTCCATCGGGTTCTTATTGTCCCCTGGCAACACTGGACAAAACGACTGGTGTTTGTGAACC ATACAAATACCAACTACCTCCAGGGAAACCAAACCATACTTGTGGAGGAGCAAACGTATGGGCTGATGTTGGTACTACTAGTGAAGTATTCTGTCCAGTTGGATCATATTGTCCAACAACTGTTAAAAAAATTCCTTGTAGTAGTGG ACACTACTGCAAGATGGGTTCTACCTCTGAGAAAC GCTGCTTTAGGCTGACTTCATGTAATCAAAGCACTCCAAGTCAAAGCAGTTATGTATACGGAATAATGCTTATT GCAGCTCTAAGTACTCTTCTACTTATTGTTTACAATTTTTCCTACCAAGTTCTCACCACTAGGAACAGGACACTGGCCAAATCCCGGGAGGCGGCAGCAAAATATGCAAGTAAGATAGCAATGTCACGCCAAAGATGGAAGTCTGCTACAGACGCTGCTAAGAATTTTACTAGTGGATTGCCAGCTCATTTATCACCCAAGTTTTCTCGGAAAAAGGACATCCCAGGTGCACCTCTGCATCCAAGTGCATTCTCTGCTGCTTTGTTCTCACCTATGCCATCAAAAGGAAAGCAAGAGGAGTCTAGTGAGCTCATCCAGATGAGCGAAACTGAAGACAATCCAGAGAGTTTCGAAGGTTTTATATTTGGACCTGAGGATACAATTGTAGGAAATGTGTCAAGAGGAAAATTAACACGTACTCATGATCAGATATTCAAGTATGCTTATACTCAACTTGAGAAAGAGAAGGCTCTGCAGCAAGACTACAAGGACCTTACCTTACCTGGGGTGGTTAAAATGGCCAATAATATTCAGACAAGGAAAAGGCCTCTGATGGAGATTTATTTTAAAGACCTTGCACTTACTTTGAAAGCGCAAAATAAACATATACTGAGATGTGTAACTGGTAAAATAAAGCCTGGCTGCATTACTGCAGTCATGGGTCCGTCAGGTGCTGGAAAAACAACATTTATTTCTGCTCTAGCTGGAAAAGCAATTGGATGCAAGGTGACTGGTCTAATTCTTATAAATGGAAAGAATGAATCAATCCATTCGTATAAAAGAATCCTAGGTTTTGTGCCGCAAGATGATATTGTGCACGGAAACTTGACAGTGGAAGAGAATTTGTTGTTCAGTGCAAAGTGCAG attgtcaGCGGACTTATCAAAAGCAGATGAATTCCTAGTGACTGAAAGAGTTATCGAGTCCTTGGGCCTTCAGACAGTACGCAATTCCTTGGTTGGAACTGTAGAGAAGCGAGGAATTTCTGGAGGAGAGAGGAAACGTGTGAATGTTGGCGTGGAAATGGTTATGGAACCTTCACTTTTGATTTTGGATGAACCCACATCAGGGTTAGACAGTGCCTCTTCTCAGCTACTTCTTAGAGCACTTAGATGGGAAGCTCTTGAAGGGGTAAACATTTGCATGGTGGTTCACCAACCTAG TTATGCATTATTCAAGATGTTTGATGATCTGGTACTCCTGGCAAAAGGAGGCCTTACTGTCTTTCATGGATCAGCAGAGAAAGTTGAAGAATACTTTGCAGGCCTTGGGATCAATGTCCCAGACCGGATCAATCCTCCGGACTACTTTATTGACATTTTGGAGGGAATAGTAACAACAGAACGCAGCTCAAGTGTAAACTATAAAGAGCTTCCTATAAGATGGATGCTTCATAAGGGGTACTCAGTACCCCCTGATATGTGGCATAGTACTGCTGGACTTGCATTGTCCTCAACCGGTGGAAATTCAATTGATGAAACAAATATTGCTGCTGCTGAAATGGAGGAACCATCTTTTTCAGCAAGTCTACGGAAATACATAAAAACTAATATGGAATTGCATTGTGATTCAATATGGCTCAATTTCTTGAAATCCAATGATTTATCAAACCGTAGAACTCCAGGAGTACTTCAGCAATACAGATACTTCCTCTGCAG AGTCAGTAAGCAGAGACTTCGAGAAGCTCGAATACAAGCAGTGGATTATCTGATTTTATTACTTGCTGGAGCCTGCCTAGGATCACTTGCTAAAGTGAGCGACCATAATTTTGGAGCACTTGGTTACACATATACCGTTATCGCAGTTT CTCTACTGTGCAAAATTGCGGCTTTGAGATCGTTTTCTCTGGACAGATTACACTATTGGAGAGAAGCTGCATCTGGAATGAGCAGCTTGGCTCATTTTCTCGCTAAGGATACAGTTGATCATTTTAATACAGTGATCAAACCTTTGGTGTATCTGTCCATGTTCTACTTTTTCACCGACCCAAGATCTAGCTTAGCGGATAATTACATTGTTCTACTCTGCCTTGTGTACTGCGTAACTGGTATAGCCTATGCATTAGCAATCTTCTTTGACCAAGGTGCAGCCCAACTG TTATCAGTCCTTCTTCCCGTTGTTTTGACTCTTACAGCAACACAGCCTCAGGATAGTGAAATTCTAAAGATTTTGGCCAATTTATGCTATCCTAAGTGGGCTTTGGAGGCATTTGTGATTGCAAATGCTGAAAG CTACTCAGGGGTATGGCTAATAACTCGTTGCGGGACGCTTTTGAAAAGTGGCTATGATCTTCATGATTGGAATCTTTGTATAACTGTCTTGATCATCACTGGTTTAGTTAGTCGTGTGATCGCATTCTTTTGTATGCTGATCTTTCAGAAGTGA
- the LOC133725303 gene encoding auxin-responsive protein IAA18-like, translating into MQKMEEACPQLLDLIPKEREWLVSKDESHGSSEEKKLELRLGPPGQDWSNLRDNTSRGHKERDESLLSLGYFYNNSSSNGNQTHHFASSERKTVLPSPWSSSPSGYHHNQTKGPSFLQFSPSSQSLPVTQKASHPCCTKAVDLQSAEKKKASANPAVTNNTSQKRTAPAPVVGWPPIRSFRKNLASTSSSKPAPESQNVAPSKVSNVKPVETSGKGMFVKINMDGVPIGRKVDLSAYASYEKLSSAVDELFRGLLAAQRDSCAGGIKNKIEEEKEITGLLDGSGEYTLVYEDNEGDRMLVGDVPWHMFVSTVKRLRVLKSSELSALSIRSGKELKN; encoded by the exons ATGCAAAAGATGGAGGAGGCATGTCCTCAACTTCTGGATTTGATTCCCAAAGAAAGAGAGTGGCTTGTGAGCAAAGATGAGAGCCATGGCTCTTCAGAAGAGAAGAAATTGGAGCTAAGGCTTGGTCCTCCAGGTCAAGACTGGTCAAATCTGAGAGACAACACCTCCAGAGGCCACAAAGAAAGAGATGagtctcttctttctcttgggTACTTCtacaacaacagcagcagcaatGGAAACCAAACCCACCATTTTGCTTCCTCAGAGAGAAAGACTGTTCTGCCCTCTCCATGGTCTTCTTCTCCCTCAGGGTACCACCACAACCAGACAAAAGGTCCTTCCTTTCTTCAGTTCTCACCAAGCTCTCAGAGCCTGCCTGTCACCCAGAAGGCGTCACATCCCTGTTGCACTAAAGCGGTAGACTTGCAGAGCgcagagaagaagaaagcttCTGCAAATCCAGCTGTGACCAACAACACTTCTCAGAAAAG AACTGCTCCTGCTCCAGTCGTGGGTTGGCCTCCAATTCGATCTTTTCGGAAGAATCTTGCGAGCACCAGCTCTTCAAAACCAGCACCTGAGTCACAAAATGTAGCCCCTAGCAAGGTTTCTAATGTTAAACCAGTCGAAACCAGCGGAAAAGGCATGTTTGTGAAAATCAATATGGATGGAGTCCCCATTGGACGAAAAGTAGACCTCAGTGCTTATGCCAGCTACGAAAAGCTCTCCTCCGCTGTTGATGAACTCTTCCGTGGGCTCCTTGCAG CTCAAAGAGATTCTTGTGCTGGTGGAATCAAGAACAAgatagaagaagagaaagaaattaCAGGTTTATTGGATGGAAGTGGAGAATATACTCTCGTATATGAAGATAATGAGGGTGACAGGATGCTTGTTGGGGATGTCCCATGGCA CATGTTTGTGTCTACTGTGAAGAGGTTGCGTGTGCTCAAGAGCTCTGAACTTTCTGCACTTAGTA TTCGCAGCGGTAAAGAACTGAAGAACTGA